In Epinephelus moara isolate mb chromosome 20, YSFRI_EMoa_1.0, whole genome shotgun sequence, the genomic stretch AAATTAACTTGGgtgtaatgttttattttggaatGGTTTCAAACTGTTTTTAACACTGGCGCCAGATGTAGACAGCAGCGTATGCTACAAGGATGTCATCCCTCACTCATTTAATGGAGAGCACCATCAAGCTGCAGGTACTGCTGAACACTAACGTGAGGCTATGATGTTCAAAAGTGATGAAGCTGCTGAACTTACTGTGGTTGGTTCCAGGTCGACATGTCCGGCAGCTTCATCACATGACCTTCAGCCACGATGTGACGGAGGACGTCGTCTCTGGAGTCGAACTTCTCCTGGCAGCCGTAGCAGCGGCTCTGGTGGATCTGCCGCCGGATGAAGTTCACCAGTTTGACCTGCTGGTAGAACCGCAGGTCTGAGGGAAGAGACGACAGGGTAGGGCGTTAGCGTGTAGGTATGTctactcacattcacacagcatgttagaaaacacaaacacattaggTCTAACAACTGTTTCCAGTTTTTCTACCTTATGGAGAAAAGTCAGCCTTGTGTGCCATTATGTGTTTAACTTTTCTGTATCTTACAAGTCCTCGTTAACTATCAGTGAACTTTACTTTAATTATGATGTTGATGATTTTAAAGATAATGCACTTGATTGTTATAATTTGTTTTCTGAAGTGCTTTTACTTACTGAGCTCCGTCCTCAGGTTGTGGAGATCAAAGCCATGAGCTTCCTGAAACAATCAGAGGAACAATTATCCAACGAGATCACACGTCTGTACGGTGCATTAGTAATATTGATTATACATCGGATAATTAAATACGGAAAGACAGCTATGTTGTTGTTGGATCTTTACCACTAGTGGAGGAAAATCTGTTGAGTTTGTCCTGAGGGCAGCACCAGAGGAACGGATATGTTGTTACCTAAATCATTTGATGACTTTTAATGACTCAGCTCGTCAGGCTGGATCCTGTTAATCTTAGGCTacgttcagactgcaggcaaatcagatttgtttctcaaatcagATCCTGCACTTAGTTACAACTGATCAGATTGGATTAATGTCCCCAGACATCAACAACCTCTCTACATGTGCTGCTGTGGTGACAATGTAGGCGTCAGTAACTACGGAGCTGCGCTGGTGATGCGGCTTTAAACGTGGCAGCATGAAAAATACAGAGTCCATCATTTCACCCTCTGagtcagggtgtctacaggtatcacaCAGTTAAAtgaaatgctttttaagacccgCTCAAGACACCTTtaaaccaaatttaggacagatttttggacaaattgtGTTCTACTTATTCAAACATCTCAGGTGAGCATTGCAAGCAAGTAGTATAGAAGTGGTCTTGTGCagtgttatgtaggaatatggttattagagtgagttaagtcaatctacattttgccaagtGCAACTATAAAGTAAAATGACAGaattatagttttttaaatatttgtgttttgctaCGTATACTTTCCCTGACAGCTTCTAATCTGTCTCAGCAGCTCTGTGCCATGAAGTAATAATATAAGGAAGTTCAAATTCCTCTGAAACGTTTCTTGCTGTACCTTCATGTGTGCGTAGATCTGGTCCAttgtctctgactgatgatcaCAGAACAGACACACCGCAGAGACTGGATGAGCCTGCCAGTCCGACCAATCACTGTGAACAATACAGACATGTCAGACAGCTGGGAGATGAGAGAGAAGCCGGTGCCTCACACAGAAAATATGACTAGAATAAGGTCTCTGTGAGGGTATTAGATCTGTCTGAGATGTGTCAGAAGCAATGAGTCACTTCACGCCTCTTCAGAGGAGATGGATGAAACTGAAGCAGTCAGGTGTTCACAGAGAGTCAGTGAAACCTGGATGTTTTGTATTCTGACACTTTAGGTTGCTACTTACTCATCCTCATCGTCGACCAGCTCCCGGTCGTCCTCGCTCTGCACTTCCTCCCAGGTTTTCCCCAGCTCCTGACGGCAGAACAGACAAAATACATCAAGTGTTGAGACAATTCACCTGAGATCAACatgaaattaaaacacatttggaCAGTTAATTGTCATTTATCAAGGTAAAACATTTCTGGCCTGCTgatcagagaaaacacagacatttgAAAGCTCCAGGAGCTTCATTtctctttattatttttagccATTGTAGCATCTGTCGCTCGGTCCAGCCCTTTGATCCACACTGTAATAACCACTGAATGTATTTCCATGACATTTTGTTGAAGTTTTACCAGGTAGTTGATGACATAGAAGCGATCGTATTCGCGGTTGTTGGCGTTGATGCGGCGGTGAGCTTTCTTCCTCATGTGATCCTTGAGTGTGGTTTTATCCCTGAAGGTTTTCTCACAGTACAAACACTGCAGACTGACGggaggacacagagacacagtaaatatgctctcATCTCCATGTTTTCTATGAGTATATGATGAGAATAAAGGACAGTATGTGTGCTGTCTTGTGGatttatctgtttttacaaGCACTGTCTTCACTGTCTCCGCTCTTACTTGTCTAATTTGCTCTGCAGAGTGTCCAGAAACTGGTTGCAGTAGACGATGTTGTCCGGCAGGCCGATGCTGAAGGAATGTTCTCTGGCCATGTGGTTCAGCAGAGACGACCTGAAGACATGATGGTGGCAgagtttatattattttttatgaaaccATGCATTAGTGAGTCGTTCTTAGAGATGTACGTGATATTTGTTCACTAAAATATAGAAAAGCAGCAGCTTTGTGcttcaatgaaaacagaaaacagtggTAAAGTTTCTCAGAATCACACAAAACCTTTTACACTGACTCATGAGATCAATTAAAGACGTTATATATGGAgtgtttttcaaataaataatgatCCAGTGACATTTTCCTGTTATATTTATGTCCTCACTGGCAGTAAATATACATGCTGCTTCTGACTTGTTCGAAGTTACCATACAGTATGAGCACCACTTCCCGAGCATTAATGCAGCATTCACTTGTGATAGATTTGACATTTACTGATGTGCTTTCAGGAAGTTTCAAAGGCCTGTGACTGACCTGTTACCGGTGAACTCTTCACTGCAGAACATGCAGAGACGGTGGAAGCTGCTGTCGtctctctcctgctgctgctgctccagcaCCTCCTCCTGTGGGAGACCAACACTGTCAGAGAAACACCAAAGACAAAGAGCAGCAGTACCAGATTTGGCTTGGATTGCTTCAtcccaaaaaaaatctataaaacaataataataactgtgAGTAAAAGGCAAATCTGTCTACGGCATATTGGCAGTGAATAGTTTTTGATTCATATCAGATCATCAGAAACAGACTCTATTGTTCTACTGCTGTTCTGAGATGAGTCTGATGTTGGGTGTGGAGTCTGATTCTCACCAGTCGTTTCTGCTGGAGCTTCTCTCGGAGGATTCTGTCCTCTGGAAGGACGTCACACAGCAGGAAGTAGTCCTCCTGCTTCTCTGTCACAACAAGTGGTTATAGGAGGATAAGCTTTACATGAAATATGTCATAGGCACTGCATTTCATATTGTTTAGACCCTGATGAGGTCAGAATGTCAATTAGCTCGAGCAAACAGATTTAGAGTACAGTCAGTGCATATTCAAGTGATTTTTGTAGATAATTTTACTGTAATTCTGTCTTACAGAGTGGACTAAGTTGATTTAAACAGCCTTGAAACTACTTAAGGGAAAACAAAAGGGGCATACTGTGTGTTAACAAGGTTATTTTGTCCTCATTGTAAATGCTTGTGCTACATttgtattattacatttattcagtCTGTTTTTCTGGATTCACAACACTTTGAAATATCCAGTTACCTCTGCACTGCAGTCCTTTAAATGCAGCTGTACTGTGACTCTACTCACCGAGTGGGCCAGTGGAGTTTGTCTTGATCACGCTGCAGAAATCTGTGACTGGCTGCTCCAAAAATCTGCCTTTCCAATACAACATGTACCTGAGGGAGGACAGGAGAGTCATCAGAAAAGCATATAGCATAATGTTGAGAAAAAATTCAGACAgcacaatttaatttttttaagataaCACAATATGATCAGATCATCACAAAATGATGCCATACTacctaataaaaataatatgttTCCTACTGCAGCCTGATGAATGATACTAAACAAAATTATTGgtgggtaaaaaaaataaataaataaaaataaaaggctaatatcagcaaatatcagcAGATTTATTCTTataatcattttttattattattattttgaaatattttaactagaTCACATTCTTATAATAACTCCGGTCTGTGTTAATCTGAGAATCTAAAatgcattaataaaaaaaaaactgattctCTTTCAGACACTTTCCCAGCCTTTACAGTGCCTACGTTTCGTTTTGGATACACAGCTGTAGACAGAGTGCAGGTTCGTACTTTGGGAGGTCTGCGATCAGTTTGACGTCGGCGATAACCAGCTTGTGCTCCACCAGCAGGTGTTTGAGGAGGACGTCTTTCTGCTGCAGAGGGACGGACTCAGGACAGAAGAGACACACCAGCAGCTCTGTACTGACACCCTGCAGACTGGGAGCACTGGTGCCATCAGCTGGCTGCTCTGGAAAACACAGCGGCTCCAGTATGCTGTCCTGACCTGAGAGAGGGATATAACTGAACAGGTtagctaaacacacacacacacacacacacacacgactccaacccagagcacctggaggaaatgTCTCAGGACTCCACAAATACATCCAGGCTGTTCCACAGATTACACAGCTGATGCTGTAACTGCAGAACACATTTGAGCTTCAATTCAATTATTTGTTGCATCTCATTTTACCCTCATGGAAGCATTTGTAAACCTGTATTTTTATAAgatgcaaattaaaaaatataaagctctttttttgtaaaaggtTCACTGTCAGTCTTCTAGAACAAGTTCAGTATGGATTCTTAATCATTTTGGTTCCCATCCTTAGTGTGTCCATAGCACCAGGGATCAAAAACCATACAGAGAGTTGGCAGTTGGCATGGGCAGTCAGATTTGTGCTTTTACTTCCTTATTTCTTCATCAGAttttgattaaatcattttctgtAAGGCTGCTTGTGTTTAGACAATATTAATGATGTGGGGACTTTGGCTTCTTCTGTTCAGTGGAGAAAGACAGTCATATTTCTCAAAGTAAGGAATCAACGAGAAAAACATCTCTCACTTCGCACACTCCTGAACAACAACTATACCAAAAAGTAAAAGATTTGCAGTTATTTAGGGACATTACTTGTCCCAAAAGAGCTTGAACATAAGGTAAAGACTCTGGTTTGGCTGTCAGTCGgcttattttaatttttggagTATGTAACATTGTGTTTTATTATCAGTCACTTTCCTACAATACAAAAACTTAATTAGACAGacaggctgctgctgttaaacttCATAGAATTATAAGAAGAAGAACAggacagtggtggaagaagcaaGTAAAAGGATTCAAAACTTTACTAAggtaaaagtacacaagtataAGCACCAGGATAAAGTACCAAAAGCAAAAgcactcattatgcagaatgtcCCTTTTCAGGATAATAATATATTACTGGATTAATTAATGACGCATTAGTGTGTTCATTAGTTTGatgttgcagctggtgaagGTGGAGCTACAATTTTTTATCACTTTCTCTACTGTTGGCCAGATTAATCCATATTAATACATCATCATGTATTagctgatttatattttgtatgaaTAATCTGCACAGTAGCTACAGATATAAAACAAATGTAGTGGATTACAAAGTCTgaaatgtaatggagtagaAGTGTAAAGTAGCATAACATCGAAGCACTcaggtaaagtacaagtacGTCAAAACTGTaggtacttgagtaaatgtggATTTCACCAGTTATAGGAAAGGCTAACTGTGAATAACTAATGTTACCCTCCTCATGTAAATTAACGGACAGTCTGACTCGATTTACTATGAAATTTCTCATTAAACTAATTATTCAGTTAATGTTTTTAACCTGAACATCCAGCAGGTGCCTTACGTTACAGTAAATGGTTTACACACGGGCTGCtggttagcctgttagcatagCCGGCTAGCTGCTGCCTGTTTAGCTTCATTAAACTGAAGAGCGGGAAGTTTTTCCGCTCAGTTTACTCTGTGACAGACTCTGAGATTTATCCATAGATAAATTATCCATTTCTAACACGATAAAGTTTCATTAAATCCACTGACACGTTTAAAAAGTCAACTCACCATCTTTACTCCTGTCACAGGCGGCCATCTTTAGTATCACGTGGTCAAAACAGCGACTAACGGACCAATCAGAGGTCGGAAAGGGCTTTCATGCTGCGTTCAGGGACTCCAGGTAAACGCAAAGACGACACGgtgcatttatgtgtttttcaaatCTCATGACAGTTAATACGTTATTGAAGCAAGTGAATTCACTGAGCTGCTTTAATAATagtgaaagcagaaacattTAGATATTAGTGCTAAGTATAAGAACATAATGCAGCCTACAAAATCCTATTAGAAAAtaactttctgtttttttctggattTTTTCCCTGTAAATTGTAAACTAAGCAGGCAGATAAGAAAATGACACCTTTATTGCATCTTATAAGCAAAACACACTACAGCCAAATTCTGGAAATCAACTATCAGATCAAGATTTCAAGCCTGGTTTACTGGACTGTCACACTCTCCCAAAACTTTAACTTAATGATTAAGAGTAAATATTCTACTTTTGATAAGTTATGGGGATGTTTTATGACATTTCTTGAGGGGGAGGAGGCGTCAGAAGTCTACTGGCTTTCATTTATTGATCGCAACATAATTATGGAAGTTCTTTAAGTATGTCAATACTTGTAacatttctaatttattttgaaCCTTGGAAAAGTATTTAATGTATTGCCCCGCCCTAGTCGTTGGTATTAAGATCATGCCTCTAATGTTCTATACTGTACcttacttgtttttgttgttgtttttgcagtaatagtttaaatatatatttttaaaaatccaataaaCACACTTATTTAACGAAAGAAGAACAATTGATTTGTCATTAATTTTCACGTACCAAATCAATACTGATCTTAgaaaaagagatacaaaatgaatAGCTGAATTACAGGAGAACTtttgcacttttgtttttgtccaaaAAGGGCTGTGACTGATTCTacttaatgtgtttattttacacaGGACTTTAATATTGAATTAAGATAAATCACCACAACACTCATTTGCTCTCTGTGCTCAAAACCTGGCCATAAAGGCCCCGAGTAAAATGTCCCCACTTAATAAAATGTGGTTACAGTTCACTACATCTAGCTatattagaaaaaacaaaataaaaaaacaacgtAACTCCTCTTCTCAGCTTCCAAGCACTGGGTTACTGTGACCCAGCATACTGGCTTGTACAATCAACCCAACATGCTGGGTCAAGGTAACCCAGTGCTGCTACAGAAACAACACAAGTTGGTTAAAGTTCAGCCCAGCATTTTTTAGAGTGAGCACAAATTTCCAATTAATCATGTACAACTTATTGACACACAGTGAATCTGAGGTTTTTGGCTTCCTTTGGACATTTGTCCATTCTGCACAGATGGTAATCCAGCTTTGATTCAGGGATTTTGTTTATGCACAAACATTGAGGTTTGTCTGAGCAACATTAATATGTTCCAGTACATGAACACTAGGTGGCACAAACAGCTCAGTCTTCTTCCTCCAGCAGTTAGTCAGACTTCTCCTTCTTCTGTTTTTGCATTTAGGTACGTCtgcttgtacttgagtaaaggATGTTTGtacttcttccatcactgtataaagaaataatttgtaataaataaataaataaataaataaaaataagagacaaaaacagagaaatgatGCACATACACTGTTAATAACAGTAATATAAAAACCAActaatatttacaatatttaattatttgtaaAATGAACATACAAAATGTGACTGTTAACTAATAAAAAATCATAAGATACATCGCCAGATTTAAGATTAAAAGGAATAGTTGTATGAGGTACGTATCTGTAGTCAGTGGAGAAGCAGGTTGGAGTCCAACACAGGAGTTAAGCAATCTGTAGACAGGGTTAACATCAAAGAGCATTTTAACTACCTTAAAAAAtctatatcagtttaagtgtacactctCTCGAGAgcattttcaccgctttacctttcCATCAAACAGCCCGTTCTGAAGGAGGAGCCatcaacagcttcagttcccatCTATGCGCTTATCAAAGCCAGACTACACTTACAAAAATAGTATTTttagctcgctgaacacaggagctgctggtctaccactgcttcgatcagttagttagtttaagttattgtgtaactttgttGAATCCGAACTAACGCTCAGAAACCcttaagtcacacaatgacacaaacaaaactaaCTGATCACGTCAGCAGGTCCTGTGGTTAGCAATGTTAAAACACTgcttttctcagtggagtctggctttgaggagagcaatAGAACGActtcattttcctgttggaaatcactgtctgacgtTATGGTAAAGCAGTgacaatattctaaatatagcgtacacttggactgatatttatttttaggtgtgttttgttgctgccccatctacagcagtacatataggatgctttcacacctgccctgtttggttcggttcaatcgaactcaagttcatttgccccctaagtgcggtttgtttgggcaggtgtgaacacagcaatcacactcaggtgtgcaccaaaacaaccagacagagaccttcttgaagaggtggtctcagtctggtttcAAACAAACTCTAGTGCGATtgcttaatatgcacattcagcacatccaatgcatcaaaacattgttttctagttggagccgcgcctcgttttcaaactgtatggtttgactaaaatgaacaatgacagcaatatagtccacgatgagcagcgctaaaatcaacctgcgtagttgtccctccattgtgacattagaaagtgtcacatttatcttgcaagtgtactcttcttcaacgtttgctttacttcctggatttttcccacatggaaattctgaccaatcaagagcagcgttctcacacaaggcatttgatctggtccgcttgtaaatgctgccgtgagaacatgaaccaactatgcctgcttctccaaactagggtcatgttgactgacatctactgtctGTAATATATTGTCTATGGAAAAGTACcttatacaaccccacttccaaaaatctgaactatccctttaacgtCCTAATCCAGCTAAGATATGCAGGAACAAGCTGCATGATAATAACAGGTATAAATGAGGCCTTTGGTTTGTGTTCTTGCTAAAACTGTGATAAGAAAAGTAGATCTGTTTTTCTGGCAGCAAACACAGTTTCATATGTTTATCTAATCCCCCAGAAATCAGAGAGGAAATACATACAGTGTTTTGTTCCATTAGTGTGCAGattaaaatgacatgaaaacCTTTAAATCCACTGAAGCcattccttctctctgtctctctggagGCGCAGCTCTCTCGGCCTCCCTGCGGTTGTTCGTTCTGCTCCAGCAGTCCGCTCAGGTGAGTTCAGGTGCTGCATTATTCACACAGAGCTCAGCGGCTCTAATTAAACCCTGGAGAGAAGCGAGGGAAGGCAGCCGCAGACAGACGCAGCCAGGATATGATGTGGATTTCTGATTTAGACCACAGCTAGATGAGCCACATCAATTTTCAGCTTCAAACAGGCGGagagattattttttttccacactgtcGCTCCAACAGCATCTCACATAAACAGAGTTGTGTGTTACAGCGAGTACATATTTTTCATATGAAACAGGAGCACGTTTGGGAGTCTGGCTCGAGTTGTGACGTCCACATTGAAACTCAGGTTGTTAAAATACCTGAAACTGACTCAGTGTGTGTCTTTGGTGGTTTTCTGCCAAACAGGAAACCAAATGAGGTTTTTATGAATATTATTACTGCATCTCAGagtcactgagacacactgagacttTCCTAATGTGGAGTTTTAAACTCTAGTGCCAGGGTTGTTCACATTATGCCAGAAAACATTGCAAAAAATGGGGCCAAGATGAAAACATATGGGAAAACTCAACTATAATGACTACCATGCACATCAAAACATctttaaaggagcacttcaGCAATGTCGTGCTGCTCTAACATCAAGTTCTGGGAATCGAAACAGATGGACTCTGTCTCTTACTGCTGAGattttggctccaaaaacactCCTAtgtttcccataatgcaacttgaGTTAGTGCCTAGTGAAGATCATCTTCAATCTAACTCAACCTTTCTGCTAAAGGAGTACAACACTGACTTAAGATTGTATTTCGGACTGGACTAAAGATTAAATTCAATGCAGCAGACTCAGATGTcatcttttatttcacagaaaaACCCATAATGCAACTGGACCACCAACCATTGCTGAAGCCTGTgtcctgcagcagagatgagcaGCGAACTGCAGGGTTCTGGTGAGCTCACATTTTCTCCCTCCACACCTCCAGATTTCTTTTACTTTTCAACCTTGTAGTCTTCGACCGACGacgctgactcaagtgacatcacttgaggacaTCAATCAGACTTCATACAGCTCCGTCTGGAGACACTAAAGGATTTAAAGAATATGAAGTAAAGCTCCCCAACACCTAGAGACAGACGCTGATGTGTAAAATTTGTGGACTTCCCCTTTTACAGTTTGTAATCTCCAAGCATGAAGCTGGTCCTCTTCACAGGCccaggggtcaaaggttacGGATGATGCCCAAGACCACGGCGGGGGGGGGCTCATGAAAAGGTCTAAGGTTAACCTTTAAATTGGATCAAGTACAACAGTTTACttactgatttaaatcacaGACAATACAAGTTgatacatgataaataaatgtattttttatcatGAAATCATATTTCAGCGTGCCATCTGATGCTCCCATCCCTCTGCAGAagtcacacacactgttaaagTAAACATGTGAGGCAGACTGCAGCCTGATTAACAAAGTCAGAATGCCTCACCAACAATTAGGGACCACTAAAGGAGAAGCCAGAGTACGGAGAGAACAAAACGatgacaacacaacaaaagGAGCTGACAGGAAACAGACAAATATCTgggaaaatatttaaaagaaatCTTAAGGcttaaggcatccattggtactaACAATGTTACGACATCTTGTCAGAATAATTCTCCAAAGTTATGCAAATTTTGGCAAGGAAAAAAGGGACAATGCCCAGAAAACTGAGAGGTGACAACCTCATACTCTTTGCCTCTTCACAACTCTGTCATGTAGCAAAACTGCATCATTCAGACAAGCGAGTCTGAACGGTGATTAACCAAGCCATTCttactccgacctcgtcacatatcaacatttcgtcatggattttccacatccaaatac encodes the following:
- the znf277 gene encoding zinc finger protein 277; this translates as MAACDRSKDGQDSILEPLCFPEQPADGTSAPSLQGVSTELLVCLFCPESVPLQQKDVLLKHLLVEHKLVIADVKLIADLPKYMLYWKGRFLEQPVTDFCSVIKTNSTGPLEKQEDYFLLCDVLPEDRILREKLQQKRLEEVLEQQQQERDDSSFHRLCMFCSEEFTGNRSSLLNHMAREHSFSIGLPDNIVYCNQFLDTLQSKLDNLQCLYCEKTFRDKTTLKDHMRKKAHRRINANNREYDRFYVINYLELGKTWEEVQSEDDRELVDDEDDDWSDWQAHPVSAVCLFCDHQSETMDQIYAHMKEAHGFDLHNLRTELNLRFYQQVKLVNFIRRQIHQSRCYGCQEKFDSRDDVLRHIVAEGHVMKLPDMSTWNQPQYYFPTYENDALLCTLSDSDDEESDETNHSEDVPVIAEDISSLRALKQNSVLNQLLRR